GGACCTGGCAGTGGTCAATGTCGATCTGACCATTACCCAGGATGGAACGGGGCCCTTGGCTGTTCGGCAGTTAGAGAAGATGGGTTTGGTGCAGGCTGCCTGCCCAGAGCGGACGATATTGTTTATTGACCATGCCGCACCTAGTCCCCGCCGGGAGCTTTCCAATGACCACATCCTGCTGCGGGAGTTTGCTGCCAAGACGGGAGCAGTACTGTCCGACGTCGGGGCCGGGGTTTGCCATCAGATTGTCGCTGAAGAGTATGCCCGGCCCGGCGATGTGATTATCGGGGCTGATTCCCATACCTGTATGGCGGGGGCCTTGGGAGCCTTTGCCACCGGGATGGGGTCCACCGATGTTGCGGTGGGTATTGCCTTGGGGAAGACCTGGATGCGAGTTCCCGAGACCTTTCTGATTCGGGTTCAGGGTGAGCTGCAGCCAGGGGTGACGGCAAAGGATTTGATTTTGCACATCATTGGGCTCATCGGTGCCGATGGAGCCACCTACAAAGCCCTGGAGTTTGCCGGGGAGACCATCGAGGCGATGCCGATGACGGAGCGCCTCACCCTGTCCAATATGGCTGTGGAGGCAGGGGCCAAGGCCGGGTTAATCGCAGCCGACGAGGTTACCCGTCGGTACTTGGCAGAGATGGGACGGGAAGCTGATTACAGTCCCCTCAGCGCGGATCCCGATGCGGAATACGAGCGGGTAATTGACATCGATGCCTCTACCCTGGAGCCGATGATTTCCCTACCCCACACCGTCGATAACACTAAACCAATTAGCGCCATCGGCGAGGTGAAGGTGGATCAAGTTTTCATCGGATCCTGTACCAATGGTAGAACCGAGGACTTGGCGGTAGCGGCTCAGATTCTAGCCGGGAGGAAGGTTCATCCCCAGGTACGGTTAATCGTAGTGCCGGCTTCCAGACGGGTCTTCTTGGAGAGTTTAGCTGCTGGGTATATCACTACATTAGTTGAGGCGGGAGCGGTGGTGCTGGCACCGGGATGTGGTCCCTGTGTTGGGGTCCACGAAGGGATTCTCGGCGATGGAGAGGTTTCCCTGAACACCTCCAATCGGAACTTCCAAGGTCGGTTGGGAAATCCTTCAGCCTACATCTATCTAGCCTCTCCGGCGGTGGCCGCGGCCACTGCGCTGACCGGAGTGATTACCCATCCCAAGGAGGTCTTAGACGATGCAGCTGCGCGGTAAAGCTTGGAAGTTCGGCGACAATATTTCCACGGACCATATCGCTCCCGGTCGGTTGTTTCACCTGCGCTCCAATCTGCCGGAGCTGGCAAAACATGTCTTGGAGGATGCCGATCCCCAGTTTGCGGCGAAGGTTCAGCCGGGGGACTTTGTCGTCGGGGGGAATAACTTTGGATTGGGCTCCAGTCGGGAGCATGCCCCCACCATCATCAAATTGGCGGGAGTCAGCGCGGTCCTGGCCAAATCCTTTGCTCGGATTTTCTTCCGCAACGCCATTAATGTCGGCTTGCCGGTGGTAATCTGTGATACCGACCGCATCGATGCCGGTGATCAGCTCTTGGTGGACGTTGGGGCTGGGAAGGTGCACAACCTAACCAAGGACGAAATCTTGACCGTTTCGCCCCTTCCCGATGTGATGCTGCAAATTCTCCAGGACGGGGGATTAGCAGCTCATGTAGCCAAATACAGGGACTTGCGGGTTGAATAGTTAGCAATTAATCCTTTGGAAGACGTGTGAAAGCTGCCTGCTACAGATCATCTCTAGCCGGCGGCTTTTCCCTTGTTATGGCAAGTAGGGCCAACTTTGCACTCAAACTAGATATGAAATAGAAAGCGAGATAGAAGGTGAATTCGTTGTCGCAGAATAAAGCAAGACTTGCCGATCTGTCCCTCTTGGGATCTACTGTGATCTGGGGCGGGACCTTTCCGGTTATCAAGCTTCTGGTTGGGCAGATGACGCCCCACTATCTGGTGGGAATTAGATTCTTGGTGGGATTCTTGGCTTTGACGGTCTTTTGCTTACCCCGCTTGCGACGGCTCGATGGGCGCATTCTAAAGATCGGCACCCTCTTGGGCCTGGTGCTTTGGGGTGGATACATAACCCAGACCATGGGCCTGCAGTACACCAGCGCCTCTAAGGGAGGATTTATCACTGGGTTATCGGTGGTCTTTGTCCCCATCCTCTCCGCATTGTGGTTGAAGAACCCGCCTCGGCCTTCGGCAGTATGGGGAGTGGTCCTGGCCACCGCGGGCTTGGCCTTTCTCAGCCTGGACCTTTCCACGGGTTTTTCCGTCGAGATTGGGGATCTACTGATTTTGGGCTCTGCGGTGCTCTGGGCACTGCAGGTAGTGATTGTGGCCCGGTATGCTCCCCAGATGGATTCGCTGCTTCTCGCCTGGGTGCAAATCGGTACCGTGGCGGTGGCAGGCATGATTTTCGCCGGAGTGACGGAATCGCCGCCGATAGAGTGGGGAGCATCGCTGATCCTTGGGCTGCTGTATCTGGCGGTCTTGGCTACGGCCCTGTCTTTAGCGGTACAGATTTGGTCACAAAAATATACTTCACCCACTAGAGTGGGCATTATCCTTGCCATGGAACCGGTTTTTGCCACGATTTTTGCCAGGATCTTCCTCGGTGAAGTGCTCAGTGCGAAGGCAGTGGCGGGCTGTGGCCTCGTTCTGGCGGGGATGCTCCTGGCTGAGGTCAGCCCTCTAGAAAGGTGGCAGGAAGGGAGAAGCGCTTAGGTTTTGACAGGAGGGGCAAGAGCACGTATGATTAGATTGTGACCCTTTGTGTCAAATACCATGGAAGGCGGTGGTGAAGCTGGACGAGCAGACCCTTGCGAGAATCAGAGAGCAGTTAAGTGATCACGATCATCGTCTCACCCCGCAGCGCCAAGCGATACTTCAGGTTCTGGTAGAGCAAGGTAATCCGCAGCATATGAGCGCGGAGAAAATCTTCATGGAGGCGAAAAAGCTTCATCCGGAGTTGGGACTGGCTACGGTCTATCGTACCCTTGAGATCTTCGAGAAACTGGGGATTGTGTACAAGCTGGAGTACGGCGATGGGCAAGCCCGGTTTGAATTCAATGATAATGTCGAAGAGCACTACCATCATCACTTGATTTGTCTTGGTTGCGGCAAGATCCAGGAGTTCAACGATGACCTCCTGGAGGATATGGAACGTGCCATCGCTCAACAGGCCGATTTTGACATCACCGATCACTGTCTCCGGTTTTTTGGCTACTGTTCGGAGTGCCGCAAGAGTCGACAAGGAGAGAGAACTCCGTAGCTACCCTACATTGGACATCCTCTCATTCCGGGGAATTAGCAGACCCCACCTCAAGGTCATCGCTATCCGCGTGCATCAGCCTTTCCCCTGTCAGATAGTAAACTACGCTTTCGGCGATGTTAGTTGCATGATCGCCAATGCGCTCTAAGAATCGGGCCACGAAGAGCAGAGTAACTGCTTGCGTGGCTCGATTGCTGTCTCCGCCCTCGGCAACAAAGCCCAGCAGTTCTTCATGGAGAAAATGATAGGTCTCATCGACGCTGTGATCCATCAGCAATACTTCCCGAGCCTTAGCGGCATCTTGATGGACGAAGGAATCCAGGCAAGCCTGGACCATGATCTCGATGTGTTTGGCGATGTGGGGAATGTCGATCAAGGGCTTGATCAGCGGTGAATCACCGATTTGGATGGTGGTTTCCGCAATGTTGGAGGCCAGGTCTCCCATCCGCTCTAAATCCCGAATCGACCGCAGGATGCAGTAAATCCGGCGCAGATCCCGGGCTACCGGTTGAAACATCGCAATAACCTGCAGACCTTGCCTTTCCAACTCTACTTCTAACTCATCAATGATATCGTCATCCTCGACAACCTGCCGAGCCAAGTTAAGATCCTGTTCCAGCAACGAGCGGACGGCACTGTGGAGGCTTTTTTCCACGAGGCCGCCCATGGTCAACAGCGATTGTTCGATGCGGCGCAGGGCTGCATCCAAAGCTTCACGGGGCACTGTCATCACCTTCCATGCAACAGGGGCTCAATCGTTATAGTGTTCGGTTATAAACCTTTCCGTGGCGCTATTGGCCGGTCGCTCCAGCACCTGGGCGGTGGGGCTGATTTCCACCACTTGCCCCCGGTGCATAAAGATCGTGACATCCGTCAGTCGAGCCAGTTGCCTTACCTGATTGGTGGCAATGATGACTGTACACTTACTGGAGGCACGGCGCAGGGCCTTATCCAGCAGGTCCGTCTCCACGGGATCTAGTCCTCCTCCTGGTTCTGCCCACAGGATGTGGGTGGGGCTAACGGCCAGGGCGGAGGCTAGGGCCAGTCGGGGTATTTGGGCAGGACAGACGCTGGCAGCAGGTTCACTGAGCCTGGGTCCCAGCTCCTCCCATAGGTCGACGGCCTCCAGGGCTTGCTCTACCCGGTCGGCCATGGCCACCGGGCGGGACCATCGTCGAATCCGCAGGCCCGTGGCCACATGATCGTAGATGGACCCCGGCAGGGGCAGGGGGTTGGATGGGATGGTTACCACCATCTTGCGAATTTCCTGGGGTTTGGTCTTGCGGGAGTAGACCTTCTGGCCTTTGTAGAAGACCTGTCCCGATACGTCGATGGGGCCGTCTAGCTCTAACATACGATTCAAGGCCCGCAACAGGGCAAGGATCCCAGAGTTACGATCCCCCAAGAGGCCCGTGACCTGCTGGTCGGGAAAGTCTATGGTAACATTGGAAAACAAGGTTCTTCCGTTCTGGACAACGGTAAAATCTTGACAGCGTAGTTCACTCACATTGGTCACTCCAAATAGTGAAGAAATGTCCTGGGCCGGTGTAGACCTCCCAGCTGCGACGAGATAAGCGATAGGCGATATGGTTAATGATCATACTCATGCCCAGCAGCAACAGGAGTTCCACCGTAGTGATCTGTAAAGCGGTGGGAGTACCCGATGCTGCCGCCCACCCCATCCACAGTTGGGCCGGGGGGAACATCCAATGGGGGGCAAAGATGCCAATCAACAGAACCTGCCCCAGGATCCTGGTGGTGAGAAAGGGAACCAGGTCCAAGGTATGGTGGAGCGCCTGCTTCCAATAGATGATGCGCACAATCTGCCAGCGGGTGGCCCCTAAACCCTGCATTGCCTGCCAGGTGACCTGTCTTGTGGCAGCCATTCGGTTCAAAGAGTAATGGGCAAACCAGCTGCCGTTGGCGATGACCACTAAGGCCAAGGCGGTACCGGTGGGGTGGTTGGTGCGCTGCAGGATTAGTCCGCCGACGGGAATGAGGAGAATTGGCGGGATGGCAGCAATGGCCGCAATCAGCCGCCGACTGCGACGAAACCACCGATTTGATAGGCTAGCGCTGATTACTACTACCCCCAGGAAGATCACCGTTGCGATCAGGGCTAGACTAAAGGCGGTGAAGAGACTGCTCTGGAAGATTGCCATCAGCAGATTCCAGTCTAGCCGGATCTCTTCCATCCCACTGACGCTCAGCGCGCGGAAAATTAAGAATAGGAAAAGGCCAAAGGGTAATAGGATCGGAAGGCTGGCTGGTACATACATTCTCAAAACATTAGGTCTGCCAAAGCGACGCATTATTCCACTCCTCCCCAAAGAGGTCTGCGACAAGCCCCAAGTTGGGTCACAGTATGGATTGTCAGTAAGATTAACAGGGGGACCTTGTGGGAGGCAATGTGAGATACCAGCAAAGGCCCGAGTCGGCCCACTAGATCCGCTGAAATGCTGGTAGCCAAGGTCACGGGAGAATGGAGGATCAGAAGAGATATAGCTCCTTCCAGTGCTGCGAAGGCCATGATGGGAAGAAGGTTACGAAAAGTAGCCCTTTGCGCCTTGGGGATGATGAGGATCTGAAATATCTGCCTCCGAGAACCTCCCAAGCCGAAAAGGGTTTCTCGCCAGGTTGCTGGAGTAGACTCTAAGTTTGCCAAAATCTGAATTGTCAACCTGGGGAAGCTGATACTGCCAAGAACAATGGCGAGGTAGACAATCGAGGCTGTTGGAGACCAGATTCTGGTTGAGGCCAACAGGGGAACGGCAGCGGCAAATCCCCACAGGGTTAGGGGGGATTGCGCAATCACCAGTAACACCGTAAACATTTTCTCCTTCGCGGTGTGGGGCAACATGAAGACACACACCGCGGAAAAAAATGCTAGGGGTAGGGCCACGATGACCACCAGCAAAGCTACTGTGATGGTACCAGCAATGGGTATCTCCAGATTGCCCGCACTCAGAGAGGGGATATTACCGCTGGAGCCTGCTGTCGGTAAAGCCAGAATGATAGCCGCCAAACAGACTGCCACGGCGATAACAATGACCAACGACTCTGAGCGCGAGACCTTCACCTCACTTTGTACTTGCATCATAGTCCCTCCTCATACCGGTGCCTTGCCCAGACTGCCTACTCTGCTCTGGGCAGAGTCACTGTAAAGGCGGTACCTTCACCAAGTTCGCTTTCCACCGAAATAGTGCCCTTGTGTCTTTCAACGATGTGTTTCACGATGGCCAGACCCAGCCCCGTACCTCCCATTCCCCGAGACCGGCCCTTATCCACTCGATAGAACCGCTCGAAAACTCGAGGAAGGTGTTTGGCAGCAATCCCGACTCCATTGTCGGCGATTTCCACCACAATTTCCTTAGCAGTGGTCTCGATGACATTAACCCACACACTACCCCCGGCTTCCGTGTACTTGACTCCATTGTCGATCAGGTTAATAAAGACCTGATGGAGCATCTGCTCATCGCCGGCCACCGGCGGGAGCTCCGGGGGAATGTCCCTGTGGATAGTGATGTTCTTAGCTGTGGCCTGGGGGCCACAGGTGGCAATGCTGTTTTCCAAGACCTGTCTTAGGTTTACCGGTTCTGGTTTCCAGGCTTCGTTACTAGCCTCAATTTTCGACAGCTTCAAGAGGTCATTGACAATCGCCACCATACGGTCTGTTTCCCGGGCAATAATGGGAAGAAAATGGGCGATGCCCTCGGGATCCTCAGCGGCCCCATCGCTGAGGGTTTCCACAAACCCTTTAATTGACGTTAAGGGAGTCCGCAGCTCATGGGAGACATTGGCCACAAAATCTGACCGCATCTGCTCCAGACGCTTAAGTTCCGTCACATCGTGGAGGATGGTGGCTACTCCTACGGCGTTACCCCGCTCGTCGGTAATGGGGGTCGCGTGGGCGCGCATAATTCTCTGGGAGGGGGTAAAAAGGTTCACTTCTTGTACCGAAACCGCCTTTTCTCCCAGGGCCTCGTTAAAAGCCTTAATTAGGTCGTAATTGCGGACAATGCTCAGTAAATCCTGTCCTTCCAAATCGACATCGGGATCGACGCCCAGGAGACTGCGGGCCGCGGGATTGCTCAGAATAATTCGCAGTTCCTGATCAACGATAATCAGTCCGTCGATCATCGTCGCTGTGATCCCACTGAGCTTGATCCGATTGGCTTCCGCCTCCGCCATAGCTTCTCGATACTGGCTGGTCATGTCGTTAAGGGCATCGGCCAGCAACTGTAGGCTATGGCTGGTATTAGGCGCGAGCCTCACCTTCATATCGAAGTTCCCAGCGGCAATGCGGCGAATGCTGCCCAGGAGTTCTTCGAAGGTGAGGGATAGCTCCCGGCGGACAAAGTACAACACAATTCCCAAAGAAACTACCAACAATACAGACAGGATAGCCGCGCTGGGAACAAACTCTGGCACTAATTGGGGAAGGACATATCGGGCCACGGCTAATCCAATAGCGTTTACACCGGCGAGAATAGCTAAAATCCGCGCCAGTACCGGATCTTTTAGACTCATCTGCGACCCTCAACCTTGTAACCAACCCCATGCACCGTGTGAATGTAACGGGGATTGGTGGGATCGTCGTTCAGTTTCTGCCGCAAGCGGCGGATATGAACGTCAACGGTCCGGGTTTCACCACCGTAATCATAGCCCCACACCGTCTCCAGCAGCATATCCCGGCTGAGAACCTTGCCTTGGTTCTTGACCAAGAGTAACAGGAGTTCAAACTCCTTGGGCGTGAGGGCGATGGGTCTTCCGGACTCGGTGACCTCGTGGCGGTCAATATCGATGACCAGCTCGTCGAGGCGAACCTGGGTAGTCTCCTCCATAGGATAGGCACGGCGGAGTACCGCCTTGATGCGAGCCATCAGCTCCTTGGGACTGAAGGGTTTGGTGATGTAATCGTCGGCTCCCATTTCCAACCCAGAAACCCGCTCAGATTCATCACCCTTGGCCGTTAGCATGATAATCGGGGTGTTGGACTCCTTGCGGATGGCTTTACAGACTTCCCAGCCATCCATGGTGGGCAGCATAATATCTAGAAGCACCAAATCCGGCTGGTTGACCCGAAAGATCTCTAAGGCTTCCGGACCATCCTCCGCCATCACAGCGGTGTAACCTTCTTTTTCCAAATTAAACCTGATAAGTTCGCGGATCGATTCCTCATCGTCCACCACTAAAATTAACTCAGCCACAGGACCTCTCCTTTCAAAACGAGGTTGATTATGGGCAAGCATAGTCAATTATAGAATACCATAAAATTGTTACGATATTGTTGCTGCCGCCGGCAGTAACCGGTGACAACCAAGGCACACCCAAGCCCTTAGCCCTGGTCTTGACAAGTGCTGCCCATCAACGTATATTAATTGTATACATCAACAAGAGCAGGACCATGATGGGGAGGAGTAGGCGAGATTCTACTTGCCAGAGAGGGAAATCCACCGGCTGAAAGGTTTCCTAAGTCAAGAATCGCCGAAGGTCGCCCCGGAGTCGCCGTCCCGAAAGTATGGCTTTGCCCGAAGCAGAGCAGTAACGAGTAAGGCCGGCCGGGAGAGCCCGTTATAGCTAAATGAGGGCCCGGTACACTGGGATTGTGTCGGGAATTAAGGTGGTAACGCGGAAGCTGCTTTCGTCCTTTTGGCGAGAGGAGCTTTTTTGTTTTATTGGATTTCCGGGCAACATGGAACGGAGAGTACGCGCTTTTCTTGGGCTACACTGCTTGAGGGTAGTGGGGACCGGACTGAAGAGAGAGGAAAGGGATAGAGAAAGGGGTTGGACAACGTGGCCAAGCAAACACAGACCCAGGGTTTACCGACGGTCTTTGATCCCAAGGCCGTGGAAGAAAAATGGTACAATCACTGGAAGGAGAAGGGGTATTTTCATGCCGAGGTAGATAAGAGCAAAGAACCCTTTTCCATCGTGATTCCGCCCCCGAATGTGACGGGCCAACTCCACATGGGTCATGCCATGGACAACACGATGCAGGATATTTTGGTGCGGTGGAAACGGATGCAGGGGTATAACACCGTCTGGATTCCCGGTACCGACCATGCCGGCATTGCCACCCAAATCAAGGTGGAAGAGGCCCTGCGGGAAGAAGAAGGATTGACTCGTCATGATCTGGGTCGAGAAAAATTTTTGGAGAGAGTTTGGGCCTGGAAGGAAAAATATGGAAACCGAATCCGGGAGCAGTTGGAGACTCTGGGGGTTTCCTGCGATTGGGAGCGGGAACGCTTTACCATGGATGAAGGCTGTAGTAAAGCGGTGCGAGAGGTCTTTGTGGAGCTGTACAACAAGGGCTTGATTTATCAAGGCAGCTACATTATTAATTGGTGCCCTCGCTGCAATACCGCCCTGTCCGATGTGGAAGTGGAGCATGAGGAGCAACAGGGCAAGATTTGGCACATCAAGTATCCTTTGAAAAATGGACAGGGGTACATCACCATTGCGACCACGAGACCGGAAACGATGCTCGGTGATACCGCGTTGGCCGTTAATCCCCAGGATGAACGCTATCAAGACTTGATCTCGGAAACGGTGATTCTGCCCCTGATGAACCGGGAAATTCCCATCATTGCCGACGATTATGTCGACATGGAGTTTGGAACGGGAGTGGTGAAGATCACCCCAGGCCATGACCCCAACGACTTTGAGGTGGGAATGCGCCATGGACTGGAAATCATCATGGTCATTGGAGAAGATGGATCCATCACGGAGGCCGGCGGCAAGTACGCAGGAATGGATCGCTACGAAGCCCGTCGGGCAGTGGTCCAAGACTTGACGGAGCTGGGCCTTTTGGAGAAGGTGGAGGAACACCAACACGCGGTGGGTGGGTGCCAGCGCTGTGGGACCACCGTGGAACCCTTGGTTTCCAAACAATGGTTTGTGAAGATGAAACCCCTAGCCAAGCCGGCCATCGAGGCGGTAGAGCAGGGTAAAGTTCGCTTTGTTCCCGAGCGCTTTGCCAAGAACTATCTCCACTGGATGGAAAACATCAGGGATTGGTGTATTTCCCGGCAGTTGTGGTGGGGACACCGGATTCCCGTGTGGTACTGCCAGGATTGTGACGAGGTAATCGTGGCTAAAGAGGACCCCACCAGCTGTTCCAAGTGCGGCAGCCAGAATCTAGAGCAGGATCCCGACGGCTTGGACACCTGGTTTAGCTCGGCCCTTTGGCCCTTCTCCACCATGGGATGGCCGGAGCAAACTCCGGAGTTAGAGCATTTTTATCCTACTTCGGTGTTGGTCACCGGATTTGACATCATTTATTTCTGGGTAGCGCGGATGATCTTTACCGGAATTGAGTTTATGGGTGAGGTTCCCTTCCCCGATGTTCTCATCCACGGGTTGGTCCGGGATGCCCAGGGGCGCAAGATGAGCAAGTCCTTGGGTAACGGTGTCGATCCCATCGAGGTGATCGAGGAATATGGGGCCGATGCTCTCCGGTTTACCCTGGTTACCGGTACCTCGCCGGGAAATGATACCCGGTATGAGCCGGAGAAGGTGGAGGCCAGTCGGAACTTCGCCAATAAGATTTGGAATGCCAGCCGCTTCGCACTGATGAATCTCACGGACTTCGATCCCGAGGCAGCAGACCTTGAGGCCTTGGAGTTGAGTTTGCCGGATCGATGGATTCTCAGTCGGTATCAGACGGTGATTCGGGAAGTGACCCGCAGATTAACCCGCTACGAACTAGGGGAAGCCGCCAGGGAGCTGTATGACTTCATCTGGAGCGAATTCTGCGACTGGTACATCGAGCTGGTTAAGCCTCGGTTGTACGGAAGGTTCGGTGATGGCGCCAAGGCAACTAGTCAATACGTGTTGTGGTCGGTCCTGCGGGGAACCTTGGAGTTGCTGCA
This DNA window, taken from Bacillota bacterium, encodes the following:
- the phoU gene encoding phosphate signaling complex protein PhoU gives rise to the protein MTVPREALDAALRRIEQSLLTMGGLVEKSLHSAVRSLLEQDLNLARQVVEDDDIIDELEVELERQGLQVIAMFQPVARDLRRIYCILRSIRDLERMGDLASNIAETTIQIGDSPLIKPLIDIPHIAKHIEIMVQACLDSFVHQDAAKAREVLLMDHSVDETYHFLHEELLGFVAEGGDSNRATQAVTLLFVARFLERIGDHATNIAESVVYYLTGERLMHADSDDLEVGSANSPE
- a CDS encoding transcriptional repressor, which gives rise to MDEQTLARIREQLSDHDHRLTPQRQAILQVLVEQGNPQHMSAEKIFMEAKKLHPELGLATVYRTLEIFEKLGIVYKLEYGDGQARFEFNDNVEEHYHHHLICLGCGKIQEFNDDLLEDMERAIAQQADFDITDHCLRFFGYCSECRKSRQGERTP
- a CDS encoding valine--tRNA ligase — protein: MAKQTQTQGLPTVFDPKAVEEKWYNHWKEKGYFHAEVDKSKEPFSIVIPPPNVTGQLHMGHAMDNTMQDILVRWKRMQGYNTVWIPGTDHAGIATQIKVEEALREEEGLTRHDLGREKFLERVWAWKEKYGNRIREQLETLGVSCDWERERFTMDEGCSKAVREVFVELYNKGLIYQGSYIINWCPRCNTALSDVEVEHEEQQGKIWHIKYPLKNGQGYITIATTRPETMLGDTALAVNPQDERYQDLISETVILPLMNREIPIIADDYVDMEFGTGVVKITPGHDPNDFEVGMRHGLEIIMVIGEDGSITEAGGKYAGMDRYEARRAVVQDLTELGLLEKVEEHQHAVGGCQRCGTTVEPLVSKQWFVKMKPLAKPAIEAVEQGKVRFVPERFAKNYLHWMENIRDWCISRQLWWGHRIPVWYCQDCDEVIVAKEDPTSCSKCGSQNLEQDPDGLDTWFSSALWPFSTMGWPEQTPELEHFYPTSVLVTGFDIIYFWVARMIFTGIEFMGEVPFPDVLIHGLVRDAQGRKMSKSLGNGVDPIEVIEEYGADALRFTLVTGTSPGNDTRYEPEKVEASRNFANKIWNASRFALMNLTDFDPEAADLEALELSLPDRWILSRYQTVIREVTRRLTRYELGEAARELYDFIWSEFCDWYIELVKPRLYGRFGDGAKATSQYVLWSVLRGTLELLHPYMPFLTEEIWQQLPHQGETIMLASWPKADEQWDDPQAEQDMETVMELIRAIRNVRAENQVAPGKTITAIVHASPEKQQLVTDSEEYLKTLGKISELTVAGLEADKPEKVVTAIAAGIEIYLPLADLVDLEQEIQRLQGELEKTQQEISRSQGKLANEGFVNKAPEAVVDKERAKLAALLEQEERIRARLAELQE
- a CDS encoding cell wall metabolism sensor histidine kinase WalK, encoding MSLKDPVLARILAILAGVNAIGLAVARYVLPQLVPEFVPSAAILSVLLVVSLGIVLYFVRRELSLTFEELLGSIRRIAAGNFDMKVRLAPNTSHSLQLLADALNDMTSQYREAMAEAEANRIKLSGITATMIDGLIIVDQELRIILSNPAARSLLGVDPDVDLEGQDLLSIVRNYDLIKAFNEALGEKAVSVQEVNLFTPSQRIMRAHATPITDERGNAVGVATILHDVTELKRLEQMRSDFVANVSHELRTPLTSIKGFVETLSDGAAEDPEGIAHFLPIIARETDRMVAIVNDLLKLSKIEASNEAWKPEPVNLRQVLENSIATCGPQATAKNITIHRDIPPELPPVAGDEQMLHQVFINLIDNGVKYTEAGGSVWVNVIETTAKEIVVEIADNGVGIAAKHLPRVFERFYRVDKGRSRGMGGTGLGLAIVKHIVERHKGTISVESELGEGTAFTVTLPRAE
- a CDS encoding 3-isopropylmalate dehydratase small subunit, producing MQLRGKAWKFGDNISTDHIAPGRLFHLRSNLPELAKHVLEDADPQFAAKVQPGDFVVGGNNFGLGSSREHAPTIIKLAGVSAVLAKSFARIFFRNAINVGLPVVICDTDRIDAGDQLLVDVGAGKVHNLTKDEILTVSPLPDVMLQILQDGGLAAHVAKYRDLRVE
- a CDS encoding DMT family transporter yields the protein MSQNKARLADLSLLGSTVIWGGTFPVIKLLVGQMTPHYLVGIRFLVGFLALTVFCLPRLRRLDGRILKIGTLLGLVLWGGYITQTMGLQYTSASKGGFITGLSVVFVPILSALWLKNPPRPSAVWGVVLATAGLAFLSLDLSTGFSVEIGDLLILGSAVLWALQVVIVARYAPQMDSLLLAWVQIGTVAVAGMIFAGVTESPPIEWGASLILGLLYLAVLATALSLAVQIWSQKYTSPTRVGIILAMEPVFATIFARIFLGEVLSAKAVAGCGLVLAGMLLAEVSPLERWQEGRSA
- a CDS encoding response regulator transcription factor, coding for MLAHNQPRFERRGPVAELILVVDDEESIRELIRFNLEKEGYTAVMAEDGPEALEIFRVNQPDLVLLDIMLPTMDGWEVCKAIRKESNTPIIMLTAKGDESERVSGLEMGADDYITKPFSPKELMARIKAVLRRAYPMEETTQVRLDELVIDIDRHEVTESGRPIALTPKEFELLLLLVKNQGKVLSRDMLLETVWGYDYGGETRTVDVHIRRLRQKLNDDPTNPRYIHTVHGVGYKVEGRR
- a CDS encoding 3-isopropylmalate dehydratase large subunit; this translates as MGQTLAEKILSRRSGRHLRAGDLAVVNVDLTITQDGTGPLAVRQLEKMGLVQAACPERTILFIDHAAPSPRRELSNDHILLREFAAKTGAVLSDVGAGVCHQIVAEEYARPGDVIIGADSHTCMAGALGAFATGMGSTDVAVGIALGKTWMRVPETFLIRVQGELQPGVTAKDLILHIIGLIGADGATYKALEFAGETIEAMPMTERLTLSNMAVEAGAKAGLIAADEVTRRYLAEMGREADYSPLSADPDAEYERVIDIDASTLEPMISLPHTVDNTKPISAIGEVKVDQVFIGSCTNGRTEDLAVAAQILAGRKVHPQVRLIVVPASRRVFLESLAAGYITTLVEAGAVVLAPGCGPCVGVHEGILGDGEVSLNTSNRNFQGRLGNPSAYIYLASPAVAAATALTGVITHPKEVLDDAAAR
- a CDS encoding ATP-binding cassette domain-containing protein yields the protein MSELRCQDFTVVQNGRTLFSNVTIDFPDQQVTGLLGDRNSGILALLRALNRMLELDGPIDVSGQVFYKGQKVYSRKTKPQEIRKMVVTIPSNPLPLPGSIYDHVATGLRIRRWSRPVAMADRVEQALEAVDLWEELGPRLSEPAASVCPAQIPRLALASALAVSPTHILWAEPGGGLDPVETDLLDKALRRASSKCTVIIATNQVRQLARLTDVTIFMHRGQVVEISPTAQVLERPANSATERFITEHYND